One Parageobacillus sp. KH3-4 genomic region harbors:
- a CDS encoding DUF2777 domain-containing protein: protein MDIEHRLPFINEQKRAYTQGTVEFVNGEWIFFDGEDEEASLLEEMAERNIEVFRHGQWMYGQLQKGGSVDIGISSFPLQNGDRVRFRKRLPYAYQQWLESLSDKTFFRFVQWLNEHGFSLYDCLYCYNGLLFEKYAGVNFIIYDNTELVGNVQHYYERGKTCKDRFEITFNTGKRFVCAQFG from the coding sequence TTGGATATCGAACATCGCCTTCCATTCATCAATGAACAAAAACGCGCCTACACGCAAGGAACGGTAGAATTTGTAAACGGCGAGTGGATCTTTTTTGACGGAGAAGATGAGGAAGCGTCGTTGCTTGAGGAAATGGCGGAAAGGAATATAGAGGTTTTCCGTCACGGCCAGTGGATGTATGGCCAACTTCAAAAAGGCGGAAGCGTCGATATAGGCATCAGCTCTTTTCCACTACAAAATGGCGATCGCGTCCGATTTCGCAAACGGCTTCCATACGCTTATCAGCAATGGCTTGAATCGCTTTCCGACAAAACGTTCTTTCGTTTTGTGCAATGGTTGAATGAACACGGCTTTTCTTTATACGATTGCTTATACTGCTATAATGGGCTATTATTTGAAAAATATGCAGGCGTTAATTTTATCATTTACGATAACACCGAACTCGTCGGCAATGTCCAACATTACTATGAGCGTGGAAAAACATGCAAAGACCGCTTTGAAATCACGTTTAATACCGGAAAGCGGTTTGTTTGCGCGCAGTTCGGATAA
- the asnB gene encoding asparagine synthase (glutamine-hydrolyzing), which produces MCGITGWVDFQRDLRTEKETIFKMTETLAKRGPDDTNVWFSEHAAFGHKRLIVVDPAGGKQPMTRIKNGYRYTVCYNGELYNAEDIRKELLKKGYTFRGHSDTEVLLNAYVEWKERCVDYLNGIFAFAIWDEQRKQLFLARDRLGVKPLFYRHAHAGILFASEMKAILAHPDVKAEVEYEGLAEVFGLGPSRTPGHGVFRGMKELRPAHALTFSREGIKVWRYWNVQSDVHSDSLEETVEKLRFLLIDAVTRQLVSDVPVCTFLSGGVDSSAITAIAASAFAKEGKGRLHTYSIDYEGNDQYFQANDFQPNADSPFIELISETFQTIHHHCVISQEDLFDHLREAVVVRDVPGMADVDSSLLWFCKQIRKDFVVSLSGECADEIFGGYPWFHRPDDLERRGFPWMRSTEARIDLFKEEWKKKLRLDEYVQTRFRETIAEVPRLEGESAEDAKRRELFYLNMIWFMTTLLDRKDRMSMGASIEVRVPFADHRLVEYVWNIPWEMKMYGNREKGILRKALEGILPEEVLYRKKSPYPKTHHPFYTKLVKNWVKELLHDRSSILYEFFDLKKLEELVETEGKSFQVPWFGQLMTGPQLLAYLGQVHVWFQHYGIAIKE; this is translated from the coding sequence ATGTGTGGTATCACCGGTTGGGTTGATTTTCAGCGCGATTTGCGAACAGAAAAAGAGACGATCTTTAAAATGACAGAAACATTGGCGAAACGCGGGCCCGACGATACAAATGTTTGGTTTAGCGAGCATGCCGCATTTGGGCATAAGCGCCTTATTGTTGTTGACCCAGCAGGTGGCAAACAGCCGATGACAAGAATAAAAAACGGGTATCGTTATACCGTTTGTTATAACGGAGAGCTGTACAATGCAGAAGACATTCGTAAAGAATTATTAAAAAAAGGGTATACGTTCCGAGGGCATTCGGATACGGAAGTATTGTTAAACGCATATGTGGAGTGGAAAGAACGCTGTGTCGACTATTTGAACGGAATTTTCGCTTTTGCGATTTGGGATGAACAGCGCAAACAGCTATTTTTAGCACGAGATAGGCTTGGCGTAAAGCCGCTTTTTTACCGGCATGCCCACGCTGGCATTTTATTTGCTTCGGAAATGAAGGCAATTTTGGCGCATCCGGATGTAAAAGCCGAAGTGGAATATGAAGGATTAGCCGAAGTGTTTGGGCTAGGCCCGTCGCGGACGCCGGGGCACGGAGTGTTTCGTGGAATGAAAGAATTGCGACCAGCGCATGCTTTAACGTTTTCCCGCGAAGGAATAAAAGTATGGCGCTACTGGAATGTACAAAGCGATGTGCATAGTGATTCGTTAGAGGAGACGGTAGAAAAATTGCGTTTTCTTCTGATTGATGCTGTTACGCGCCAGCTTGTTTCTGATGTGCCTGTTTGCACATTTTTATCAGGCGGGGTTGACTCGAGTGCTATCACCGCCATTGCTGCATCGGCGTTTGCGAAAGAAGGAAAAGGGCGGCTCCATACGTATTCCATTGATTATGAAGGAAACGACCAATATTTCCAAGCAAATGATTTTCAGCCAAATGCGGATTCTCCTTTTATTGAACTGATATCAGAAACTTTTCAAACCATTCATCACCACTGCGTTATTAGTCAAGAAGACCTGTTTGACCATTTGCGGGAGGCAGTGGTTGTCCGGGATGTTCCAGGCATGGCTGATGTGGATTCTTCTTTGCTATGGTTTTGTAAACAAATTCGCAAAGACTTTGTTGTTAGTTTATCCGGAGAATGCGCCGATGAAATTTTTGGTGGCTACCCTTGGTTTCACCGTCCAGATGATTTAGAGAGAAGGGGATTTCCATGGATGCGGTCGACGGAGGCGCGGATCGATTTATTCAAAGAGGAATGGAAAAAGAAACTGCGGCTCGATGAATACGTGCAAACGCGCTTTCGCGAAACGATTGCCGAGGTTCCAAGGCTGGAAGGGGAAAGCGCGGAAGATGCCAAGCGGCGCGAGTTGTTTTATTTGAATATGATTTGGTTTATGACGACGCTTTTGGATCGAAAAGACCGCATGAGCATGGGCGCCAGCATAGAAGTCCGCGTGCCGTTCGCCGATCATCGGTTAGTAGAATATGTTTGGAATATTCCTTGGGAGATGAAAATGTACGGCAACCGCGAAAAAGGGATTTTGCGCAAGGCGCTGGAAGGAATTTTGCCAGAGGAAGTGCTATATCGCAAAAAAAGCCCATATCCGAAAACGCACCATCCGTTTTATACAAAATTGGTAAAAAATTGGGTAAAAGAATTATTACATGACCGCTCGTCGATCCTTTATGAATTTTTCGATCTTAAAAAATTGGAAGAGTTAGTGGAAACAGAAGGGAAATCATTTCAAGTGCCTTGGTTCGGGCAGCTAATGACGGGACCGCAGCTGTTGGCATACCTCGGCCAAGTGCACGTATGGTTTCAGCACTACGGCATTGCGATAAAGGAATAA